The Rhinoderma darwinii isolate aRhiDar2 chromosome 8, aRhiDar2.hap1, whole genome shotgun sequence genome has a window encoding:
- the ZC3H4 gene encoding zinc finger CCCH domain-containing protein 4 isoform X1, protein MAVEGTSVHESSSPTSNHESEHNLLFLPAEREDGELEEGELEDDGGEEPSHDTTEPPAPKEKEEKHHSESDDEKSHRKMKRKRRKEKEKRRAKKKRKSKHKRHASSSEDYSDYSDDSSPSEKSHRKYREYSPSYPPPHQQYPPHNAPPPKKSYHNMDSKNYGMYDEYENDQYGEYEDDEGDDMGKEDYDDFTKELNQYRRAKEGNHRGRGMRGRFKLIRGRGRMIRGRGGFRGRGSRGRGYSGEEHQEDEEMYDEEMEYGDEEMMGDEEYDEYSKEPNQYRKSKDGRGRGFFRPRGRGLRGRGFKGMIRGRGRGRGKGNDEDDYYEEDGDSGMYRNDYEKSYHRQDKKGRVICKYFVEGRCTWGEHCNFSHDVDVPRRRGLCKFYMTGYCARADSCPYMHNDFPCKVYHTTGSCVNGDECMFSHDLLTDETQELLDKMLAEDAEAGAEDEKDVEELKKQGINPLPKPPPGVGLLPTPSTPTGSSGTCEPLSPSSVTPSAPISTSSSSNSAPLPGGPITSGPIPGGPVSEIQMPGSPLSEISVQGAPGPVPEGPMMGGQVLGGLGGAIPSGGPMPGCPMPAGQMLDDPMPGIPIPGDPIPGGPMHSMHIGPGEPLTHEGPMPPYEGGLMHPYQGGSMPPMPVGPGGPIMPPMQDGPGVTMLGSPGSGGPPMETMPGSPGSMDPQMCQRKIPSLFEIVVRPTAHLAHKLGVRPPGPPGGPPGPPPQRFPGPMGPQGPMHHDMGMEEGSPMMPYGPEEGSEMIIDGPPPPDFYGEYYQDPSMEIDPNMMADTGVYDEDYGGIQEDPHQYHEQPPEQESDSSDATSTFSKVNIPDFLPSAQRALFLRIQQKQQEEERAKRSAGSSLQEKDNEEGDTGNWYSSDEEEGGSSVTSILKTLRQQSSNRPAQQVPARDTGAGGPVDTRLAKSQANAASRPTDPRLSRDPRLSRNVDSTPAEAGPTGPKLARHAPQPKQDSPLGKVAAEEEETERFLRDKTVSIPLEPVHGQTLRDPRSQLQQFSHIKKDISLSKPSFARTVLWSPEDLIPLPIPRQDFITVPAPLQAMPVLDPRLNRPATSASLDPRQRAPAPDAPAPNSSLPDFELLSRILKTVNAATVTASPAPAPVEKPSDPRTRKPPADPRLHKSSEPPKPPEPSQTPPVVPPAESTPTIAPYDPRLLTAGGLSKPSGQSNVLSNISLYDPRTGSKTSTEAAPSETASKGPENKTASKSKEPLFVRKSALDQLEADKPNSESATDRYNSYNRPRPKTQTAAESNQPAVHNLPVPSVYGMVKQAAKSGSGSPFAGNSPTQEAEQDAGSLKDVFKGFDPTASPFCQ, encoded by the exons GGAGGATGGTGAGCTGGAGGAGGGTGAGCTTGAAGACGATGGAGGTGAGGAACCTAGCCATGATACCACCGAGCCTCCGGCTCcaaaggagaaggaggagaaacATCACAGTGAATCTGATGATGAGAAGTCACACCGCAAAATGAAAAGGAAACGCAGAAAGGAGAAAGAGAAGcgaagagcaaagaagaaaagaaagtccaagcacaag cgtCATGCATCATCTAGTGAAGACTATTCTGACTATAGCGATGACTCTAGCCCTAGTGAGAAGAGTCACCGCAAATACAGAGAATACAGCCCGTCATACCCTCCG CCACATCAGCAGTACCCTCCACATAATGCTCCACCTCCAAAAAAGAGCTACCACAACATGGATAGCAAGAACTATGGCATGTATGATGAATATGAAAATGACCAGTATGGGGAGTATGAAGACGACGAAGGGGATGATATGGGTAAAGAAGATTATGATGATTTTACCAAGGAGCTGAACCAATATCGAAGGGCGAAAGAGGGCAACCATCGTGGTAGAG GAATGAGAGGTAGGTTTAAGTTGATACGAGGTCGAGGAAGGATGATACGTGGAAGAGGAGGCTTTAGGGGAAGAGGCAGCAGAGGGAGAGGTTATTCTGGAGAGGAACACCAAGAGGATGAGGAGATGTATGATGAAGAAATGGAG TATGGTGACGAGGAGATGATGGGCGATGAAGAGTATGATGAGTACTCAAAAGAGCCCAACCAGTATCGCAAGTCTAAGGATGGCAGAGGAAGAG GTTTTTTTAGGCCCCGGGGTCGAGGGCTACGTGGACGAGGATTTAAAGGCATGATTCGTGGGAGGGGAAGAGGCAGAGGGAAAGGAAATGATGAAGACGATTACTATGAGGAAGACGGT GATTCAGGAATGTACAGAAATGACTATGAAAAGTCATACCATCGACAAGACAAGAAAGGGAGAGTTATCTGTAAATACTTTGTGGAGGGCCGGTGTACCTGG GGGGAGCATTGTAATTTCAGCCATGATGTGGATGTACCTAGACGACGTGGACTGTGCAAGTTCTATATGACTGGTTACTGTGCCAGAGCAGACAGCTGTCCGTACATGCACA ATGATTTCCCCTGTAAGGTGTATCACACTACAGGCAGCTGCGTCAATGGTGATGAGTGCATGTTCTCTCATGACTTGCTGACAGATGAGACCCAGGAATTACTTGATAAG ATGTTGGCTGAAGATGCAGAAGCTGGTGCAGAGGATGAGAAGGACGTGGAGGAGCTGAAGAAGCAGGGAATAAATCCTCTACCTAAACCACCCCCAGGAGTTGGGCTCCTACCTACACCTTCTACTCCAACGGGATCTTCTGGGACTTGTGAGCCATTGTCCCCATCATCTGTTACGCCTAGTGCACCCATATCAACCTCTAGCAGTTCTAACTCTGCCCCACTTCCGGGTGGTCCTATAACAAGTGGGCCAATTCCTGGTGGACCTGTTTCAGAAATCCAAATGCCAGGAAGTCCTTTGTCAGAAATCAGTGTTCAAGGTGCTCCTGGGCCAGTGCCTGAAGGTCCTATGATGGGAGGTCAAGTTCTTGGAGGTCTAGGTGGTGCCATACCTAGTGGCGGCCCAATGCCTGGATGCCCGATGCCAGCAGGACAGATGCTTGATGATCCTATGCCTGGGATTCCAATTCCTGGAGATCCAATACCAGGAGGCCCAATGCACTCGATGCATATTGGCCCTGGTGAACCATTAACACATGAAGGCCCAATGCCCCCTTATGAAGGAGGCCTCATGCATCCCTACCAAGGAGGCTCCATGCCACCGATGCCAGTTGGACCTGGAGGTCCAATCATGCCCCCGATGCAGGATGGGCCTGGAGTTACAATGCTTGGAAGCCCAGGATCTGGAGGCCCACCAATGGAAACAATGCCAGGTAGCCCTGGATCTATGGATCCACAGATGTGCCAACGAAAAATACCTTCACTGTTTGAAATTGTGGTGCGTCCCACTGCCCACTTGGCTCACAAATTAGGTGTTAG ACCACCTGGTCCACCAGGAGGTCCTCCAGGGCCACCTCCACAAAGATTTCCCGGACCAATGGGTCCTCAAGGCCCCATGCACCATGATATGGGTATGGAGGAAGGTTCCCCTATGATGCCTTACGGACCTGAAGAGGGCTCTGAAATGATAATTGATGGTCCTCCCCCTCCAGACTTCTACGGTGAATATTATCAGGACCCCAGTATGGAGATTGACCCTAATATGATGGCAGACACAG GTGTCTATGATGAAGACTATGGTGGGATACAGGAAGACCCCCACCAGTACCACGAGCAACCTCCAGAGCAGGAATCCGATAGTAGTGATGCAACATCCACTTTCAGCAAAGTAAATATCCCTGACTTTTTGCCGTCCGCCCAGCGTGCCCTATTCTTGCGTATCCAGCAGAAGCAGCAAGAAGAAGAACGAGCAAAAAGGTCAGCTGGGAGCTCCCTGCAGGAAAAGGACAATGAAGAAG gTGATACTGGTAACTGGTACTCCAGCGATGAGGAAGAAGGTGGTAGCAGTGTGACCTCAATTCTTAAGACTTTACGGCAACAGTCCTCTAACCGACCAGCTCAGCAGGTCCCTGCAAGAGACACCGGTGCAGGAGGTCCTGTTGATACCCGTTTGGCAAAGAGTCAGGCCAATGCAGCCAGTCGCCCCACAGATCCACGCCTGTCTCGTGATCCTCGGCTTTCACGAAACGTAGATTCCACCCCAGCTGAGGCCGGGCCCACTGGCCCAAAGTTGGCAAGACATGCGCCCCAGCCCAAACAGGACTCGCCACTTGGTAAAGTGGCTGCAGAAGAGGAAGAAACAGAGCGGTTTCTGCGTGATAAAACTGTTAGTATACCCTTAGAACCTGTCCATGGGCAGACATTGAGAGACCCACGTTCCCAGTTACAGCAATTCAGCCACATCAAAAAGGACATAAGTTTAAGTAAGCCAAGCTTTGCTAGGACTGTTTTGTGGAGTCCTGAAGACCTTATCCCACTACCCATTCCCAGACAGGACTTTATCACAGTGCCAGCACCCCTGCAGGCTATGCCAGTACTTGATCCACGACTTAACCGTCCAGCCACGTCCGCTTCTCTTGACCCACGTCAGCGGGCACCTGCCCCTGATGCACCAGCACCTAATTCTAGCCTCCCTGATTTTGAACTGTTATCCAGGATTTTGaagactgtaaatgctgccactgtaACCGCTAGTCCTGCACCAGCACCGGTTGAGAAACCTAGTGACCCCCGAACGCGTAAACCACCCGCTGACCCACGTCTGCATAAATCTTCAGAGCCTCCAAAACCTCCTGAGCCCagccagacccctccagtagtaCCACCTGCTGAAAGCACACCAACAATTGCCCCTTATGATCCCCGTCTACTGACTGCAGGCGGATTGAGCAAGCCTAGTGGTCAAAGTAATGTTCTCAGCAACATTAGTTTGTATGACCCCAGGACAGGGAGCAAGACCTCAACTGAGGCTGCTCCTAGTGAAACCGCATCCAAGGGACCGGAGAACAAAACTGCCAGTAAATCAAAAGAGCCACTGTTTGTGCGGAAGTCTGCCCTAGACCAGCTAGAGGCAGATAAACCCAACTCCGAATCCGCCACAGACCGATACAACAGTTATAACCGGCCACGTCCTAAGACCCAAACCGCTGCTGAGAGCAACCAGCCTGCTGTCCACAACCTCCCCGTGCCATCTGTCTACGGGATGGTCAAGCAGGCTGCAAAGTCTGGCAGCGGCAGCCCCTTTGCGGGCAATAGCCCAACACAGGAAGCTGAGCAGGACGCTGGTTCCTTGAAAGATGTTTTTAAAGGATTTGATCCCACGGCATCTCCATTCTGCCAGTAG
- the ZC3H4 gene encoding zinc finger CCCH domain-containing protein 4 isoform X2, which translates to MEDGELEEGELEDDGGEEPSHDTTEPPAPKEKEEKHHSESDDEKSHRKMKRKRRKEKEKRRAKKKRKSKHKRHASSSEDYSDYSDDSSPSEKSHRKYREYSPSYPPPHQQYPPHNAPPPKKSYHNMDSKNYGMYDEYENDQYGEYEDDEGDDMGKEDYDDFTKELNQYRRAKEGNHRGRGMRGRFKLIRGRGRMIRGRGGFRGRGSRGRGYSGEEHQEDEEMYDEEMEYGDEEMMGDEEYDEYSKEPNQYRKSKDGRGRGFFRPRGRGLRGRGFKGMIRGRGRGRGKGNDEDDYYEEDGDSGMYRNDYEKSYHRQDKKGRVICKYFVEGRCTWGEHCNFSHDVDVPRRRGLCKFYMTGYCARADSCPYMHNDFPCKVYHTTGSCVNGDECMFSHDLLTDETQELLDKMLAEDAEAGAEDEKDVEELKKQGINPLPKPPPGVGLLPTPSTPTGSSGTCEPLSPSSVTPSAPISTSSSSNSAPLPGGPITSGPIPGGPVSEIQMPGSPLSEISVQGAPGPVPEGPMMGGQVLGGLGGAIPSGGPMPGCPMPAGQMLDDPMPGIPIPGDPIPGGPMHSMHIGPGEPLTHEGPMPPYEGGLMHPYQGGSMPPMPVGPGGPIMPPMQDGPGVTMLGSPGSGGPPMETMPGSPGSMDPQMCQRKIPSLFEIVVRPTAHLAHKLGVRPPGPPGGPPGPPPQRFPGPMGPQGPMHHDMGMEEGSPMMPYGPEEGSEMIIDGPPPPDFYGEYYQDPSMEIDPNMMADTGVYDEDYGGIQEDPHQYHEQPPEQESDSSDATSTFSKVNIPDFLPSAQRALFLRIQQKQQEEERAKRSAGSSLQEKDNEEGDTGNWYSSDEEEGGSSVTSILKTLRQQSSNRPAQQVPARDTGAGGPVDTRLAKSQANAASRPTDPRLSRDPRLSRNVDSTPAEAGPTGPKLARHAPQPKQDSPLGKVAAEEEETERFLRDKTVSIPLEPVHGQTLRDPRSQLQQFSHIKKDISLSKPSFARTVLWSPEDLIPLPIPRQDFITVPAPLQAMPVLDPRLNRPATSASLDPRQRAPAPDAPAPNSSLPDFELLSRILKTVNAATVTASPAPAPVEKPSDPRTRKPPADPRLHKSSEPPKPPEPSQTPPVVPPAESTPTIAPYDPRLLTAGGLSKPSGQSNVLSNISLYDPRTGSKTSTEAAPSETASKGPENKTASKSKEPLFVRKSALDQLEADKPNSESATDRYNSYNRPRPKTQTAAESNQPAVHNLPVPSVYGMVKQAAKSGSGSPFAGNSPTQEAEQDAGSLKDVFKGFDPTASPFCQ; encoded by the exons AT GGAGGATGGTGAGCTGGAGGAGGGTGAGCTTGAAGACGATGGAGGTGAGGAACCTAGCCATGATACCACCGAGCCTCCGGCTCcaaaggagaaggaggagaaacATCACAGTGAATCTGATGATGAGAAGTCACACCGCAAAATGAAAAGGAAACGCAGAAAGGAGAAAGAGAAGcgaagagcaaagaagaaaagaaagtccaagcacaag cgtCATGCATCATCTAGTGAAGACTATTCTGACTATAGCGATGACTCTAGCCCTAGTGAGAAGAGTCACCGCAAATACAGAGAATACAGCCCGTCATACCCTCCG CCACATCAGCAGTACCCTCCACATAATGCTCCACCTCCAAAAAAGAGCTACCACAACATGGATAGCAAGAACTATGGCATGTATGATGAATATGAAAATGACCAGTATGGGGAGTATGAAGACGACGAAGGGGATGATATGGGTAAAGAAGATTATGATGATTTTACCAAGGAGCTGAACCAATATCGAAGGGCGAAAGAGGGCAACCATCGTGGTAGAG GAATGAGAGGTAGGTTTAAGTTGATACGAGGTCGAGGAAGGATGATACGTGGAAGAGGAGGCTTTAGGGGAAGAGGCAGCAGAGGGAGAGGTTATTCTGGAGAGGAACACCAAGAGGATGAGGAGATGTATGATGAAGAAATGGAG TATGGTGACGAGGAGATGATGGGCGATGAAGAGTATGATGAGTACTCAAAAGAGCCCAACCAGTATCGCAAGTCTAAGGATGGCAGAGGAAGAG GTTTTTTTAGGCCCCGGGGTCGAGGGCTACGTGGACGAGGATTTAAAGGCATGATTCGTGGGAGGGGAAGAGGCAGAGGGAAAGGAAATGATGAAGACGATTACTATGAGGAAGACGGT GATTCAGGAATGTACAGAAATGACTATGAAAAGTCATACCATCGACAAGACAAGAAAGGGAGAGTTATCTGTAAATACTTTGTGGAGGGCCGGTGTACCTGG GGGGAGCATTGTAATTTCAGCCATGATGTGGATGTACCTAGACGACGTGGACTGTGCAAGTTCTATATGACTGGTTACTGTGCCAGAGCAGACAGCTGTCCGTACATGCACA ATGATTTCCCCTGTAAGGTGTATCACACTACAGGCAGCTGCGTCAATGGTGATGAGTGCATGTTCTCTCATGACTTGCTGACAGATGAGACCCAGGAATTACTTGATAAG ATGTTGGCTGAAGATGCAGAAGCTGGTGCAGAGGATGAGAAGGACGTGGAGGAGCTGAAGAAGCAGGGAATAAATCCTCTACCTAAACCACCCCCAGGAGTTGGGCTCCTACCTACACCTTCTACTCCAACGGGATCTTCTGGGACTTGTGAGCCATTGTCCCCATCATCTGTTACGCCTAGTGCACCCATATCAACCTCTAGCAGTTCTAACTCTGCCCCACTTCCGGGTGGTCCTATAACAAGTGGGCCAATTCCTGGTGGACCTGTTTCAGAAATCCAAATGCCAGGAAGTCCTTTGTCAGAAATCAGTGTTCAAGGTGCTCCTGGGCCAGTGCCTGAAGGTCCTATGATGGGAGGTCAAGTTCTTGGAGGTCTAGGTGGTGCCATACCTAGTGGCGGCCCAATGCCTGGATGCCCGATGCCAGCAGGACAGATGCTTGATGATCCTATGCCTGGGATTCCAATTCCTGGAGATCCAATACCAGGAGGCCCAATGCACTCGATGCATATTGGCCCTGGTGAACCATTAACACATGAAGGCCCAATGCCCCCTTATGAAGGAGGCCTCATGCATCCCTACCAAGGAGGCTCCATGCCACCGATGCCAGTTGGACCTGGAGGTCCAATCATGCCCCCGATGCAGGATGGGCCTGGAGTTACAATGCTTGGAAGCCCAGGATCTGGAGGCCCACCAATGGAAACAATGCCAGGTAGCCCTGGATCTATGGATCCACAGATGTGCCAACGAAAAATACCTTCACTGTTTGAAATTGTGGTGCGTCCCACTGCCCACTTGGCTCACAAATTAGGTGTTAG ACCACCTGGTCCACCAGGAGGTCCTCCAGGGCCACCTCCACAAAGATTTCCCGGACCAATGGGTCCTCAAGGCCCCATGCACCATGATATGGGTATGGAGGAAGGTTCCCCTATGATGCCTTACGGACCTGAAGAGGGCTCTGAAATGATAATTGATGGTCCTCCCCCTCCAGACTTCTACGGTGAATATTATCAGGACCCCAGTATGGAGATTGACCCTAATATGATGGCAGACACAG GTGTCTATGATGAAGACTATGGTGGGATACAGGAAGACCCCCACCAGTACCACGAGCAACCTCCAGAGCAGGAATCCGATAGTAGTGATGCAACATCCACTTTCAGCAAAGTAAATATCCCTGACTTTTTGCCGTCCGCCCAGCGTGCCCTATTCTTGCGTATCCAGCAGAAGCAGCAAGAAGAAGAACGAGCAAAAAGGTCAGCTGGGAGCTCCCTGCAGGAAAAGGACAATGAAGAAG gTGATACTGGTAACTGGTACTCCAGCGATGAGGAAGAAGGTGGTAGCAGTGTGACCTCAATTCTTAAGACTTTACGGCAACAGTCCTCTAACCGACCAGCTCAGCAGGTCCCTGCAAGAGACACCGGTGCAGGAGGTCCTGTTGATACCCGTTTGGCAAAGAGTCAGGCCAATGCAGCCAGTCGCCCCACAGATCCACGCCTGTCTCGTGATCCTCGGCTTTCACGAAACGTAGATTCCACCCCAGCTGAGGCCGGGCCCACTGGCCCAAAGTTGGCAAGACATGCGCCCCAGCCCAAACAGGACTCGCCACTTGGTAAAGTGGCTGCAGAAGAGGAAGAAACAGAGCGGTTTCTGCGTGATAAAACTGTTAGTATACCCTTAGAACCTGTCCATGGGCAGACATTGAGAGACCCACGTTCCCAGTTACAGCAATTCAGCCACATCAAAAAGGACATAAGTTTAAGTAAGCCAAGCTTTGCTAGGACTGTTTTGTGGAGTCCTGAAGACCTTATCCCACTACCCATTCCCAGACAGGACTTTATCACAGTGCCAGCACCCCTGCAGGCTATGCCAGTACTTGATCCACGACTTAACCGTCCAGCCACGTCCGCTTCTCTTGACCCACGTCAGCGGGCACCTGCCCCTGATGCACCAGCACCTAATTCTAGCCTCCCTGATTTTGAACTGTTATCCAGGATTTTGaagactgtaaatgctgccactgtaACCGCTAGTCCTGCACCAGCACCGGTTGAGAAACCTAGTGACCCCCGAACGCGTAAACCACCCGCTGACCCACGTCTGCATAAATCTTCAGAGCCTCCAAAACCTCCTGAGCCCagccagacccctccagtagtaCCACCTGCTGAAAGCACACCAACAATTGCCCCTTATGATCCCCGTCTACTGACTGCAGGCGGATTGAGCAAGCCTAGTGGTCAAAGTAATGTTCTCAGCAACATTAGTTTGTATGACCCCAGGACAGGGAGCAAGACCTCAACTGAGGCTGCTCCTAGTGAAACCGCATCCAAGGGACCGGAGAACAAAACTGCCAGTAAATCAAAAGAGCCACTGTTTGTGCGGAAGTCTGCCCTAGACCAGCTAGAGGCAGATAAACCCAACTCCGAATCCGCCACAGACCGATACAACAGTTATAACCGGCCACGTCCTAAGACCCAAACCGCTGCTGAGAGCAACCAGCCTGCTGTCCACAACCTCCCCGTGCCATCTGTCTACGGGATGGTCAAGCAGGCTGCAAAGTCTGGCAGCGGCAGCCCCTTTGCGGGCAATAGCCCAACACAGGAAGCTGAGCAGGACGCTGGTTCCTTGAAAGATGTTTTTAAAGGATTTGATCCCACGGCATCTCCATTCTGCCAGTAG